The following are from one region of the Pectobacterium actinidiae genome:
- a CDS encoding multiubiquitin domain-containing protein: MSNNNYVVKISDDKFEFSDFTFDDAKVTGGELADVFGVHPVENYRVYQQVKNLELEELRPNEKIDISSPSDIYIIEGDASYNFTVDGLNLVWPRAIRGGDIKKLIKKNSSDFDLFLEYKDEADQIVNDDRLIDITQPSVERFYTKKKPDLSFDIFVEGILHKWYKKEISYEEVVTLEVPDYATHPEITYSVKYKKGPGVKPEGILTKGAIINVKNGIEFNVSETGQS; this comes from the coding sequence ATGAGTAACAATAACTACGTTGTTAAAATTTCCGATGATAAATTTGAATTTAGTGATTTCACCTTTGACGATGCCAAAGTTACAGGTGGAGAGTTGGCTGATGTTTTTGGTGTGCACCCAGTTGAAAATTATAGGGTTTATCAGCAGGTAAAAAATTTAGAGCTGGAAGAATTAAGGCCTAATGAAAAAATAGATATTTCCAGCCCTAGCGATATTTATATCATAGAAGGCGATGCTAGTTATAATTTTACTGTTGATGGTCTCAACTTGGTTTGGCCGAGGGCAATCAGGGGGGGTGATATAAAGAAACTTATCAAAAAAAACTCAAGCGATTTCGATCTGTTTTTAGAGTATAAGGATGAGGCTGATCAAATAGTTAATGATGATAGGCTTATAGATATTACCCAACCCAGTGTTGAACGCTTTTATACTAAAAAGAAGCCTGACTTATCATTTGATATTTTTGTAGAAGGAATTTTACATAAGTGGTACAAAAAAGAAATTAGTTATGAAGAGGTAGTCACATTGGAAGTGCCTGATTACGCTACCCACCCTGAAATAACGTATTCTGTTAAATATAAAAAAGGTCCAGGGGTAAAGCCTGAAGGCATTCTCACTAAAGGCGCTATCATTAATGTAAAAAATGGGATTGAATTCAATGTTTCAGAAACTGGTCAGTCATAA